From Ischnura elegans chromosome 13 unlocalized genomic scaffold, ioIscEleg1.1 SUPER_13_unloc_1, whole genome shotgun sequence, a single genomic window includes:
- the LOC124172507 gene encoding protein ALP1-like, translating into MSARDFCRAVLDRYFMECIVFPSTEEEMAAKENCFRTRWNFPGTIGAIYGCHIPMKTPIHGGADYYNYKGWHSVILSAVVDSQYRFIYCNSGYPGRVHDAGVLRASALWDVITNGGLPGKYHLIGDGAFHLGANMMKHFPRPNGPREEHFYYRRGRWRVLLKASEVDVARLVEVINTCCILKNICEENREVFWADWLEEANAAENMFPQPQDEAGGDNFVDGEEKREVLAQQLYDAVR; encoded by the exons ATGTCAGCAAGGGACTTCTGCAGAGCTGTCCTTGACAGATATTTTATGGAATGTATAGTGTTCCCGTCGACGGAGGAGGAAATGGCTGCCAAGGAGAACTGCTTCCGCACCCGGTGGAACTTCCCGGGAACCATCGGTGCCATTTACGGGTGCCATATACCTATGAAGACCCCTATCCACGGAGGAGCTGATTATTACAATTACAAAGGGTGGCACTCGGTCATCCTTTCGGCTGTAGTGGACAGTCAGTATAG GTTCATTTACTGCAATAGTGGTTATCCGGGGAGGGTCCATGATGCTGGTGTGCTGCGGGCTAGTGCCTTATGGGATGTCATCACTAATGGCGGCTTACCTGGGAAGTACCATTTAATTGGTGACGGGGCTTTCCACCTGGGAGCCAATATGATGAAGCATTTCCCGAGGCCAAATGGACCCCGCGAAGAGCATTTCTATTACCGGCGG GGCAGATGGCGAGTCCTCCTTAAAGCCTCTGAAGTGGACGTTGCAAGGCTAGTGGAAGTCATAAATACCTGCTGCATCCTAAAAAACATCTGTGAGGAAAATAGGGAGGTGTTCTGGGCGGATTGGCTCGAAGAAGCAAATGCTGCTGAGAACATGTTTCCGCAACCCCAAGATGAAGCTGGTGGGGACAATTTTGTTGATGGGGAAGAGAAGAGAGAAGTTCTGGCACAGCAACTTTATGATGCTGTGCGATAA